One stretch of Arachis hypogaea cultivar Tifrunner chromosome 20, arahy.Tifrunner.gnm2.J5K5, whole genome shotgun sequence DNA includes these proteins:
- the LOC140183273 gene encoding uncharacterized protein, whose product MGGTRVTDAEEIRKAFFDIGAYKATGVDGIPAAFYHHNWDIVHKEVVEMIINIWRNTKNVKLINETMLVLILKVDRPEFLNQLRPIFLCNVMYKGLSKNMLHCVVEWQRSQSFNPSRGIRQGDLLSPYLFVICMDQLTHLIMEGVDNGSWNPMRAGRNGPQISHLMFADDLILFVEASSE is encoded by the exons ATGGGGGGGACCAGAGTTACTGATGCAGAAGAGATTAGAAAAGCTTTCTTTGATATCGGTGCCTACAAAGCTACTGGGGTGGATGGCATTCCTGCTGCGTTCTATCATCATAATTGGGATATTGTTCACAAGGAGGTCGTAGAGATGATCATCAATATCTGGAGAAACACTAAGAATGTGAAGTTGATAAatgaaaccatgcttgttctCATCCTCAAAGTGGACAGACCAGAATTCTTGAATCAGCTTCGGCCTATTTTTCTTTGCAATGTCATGTATAAGGGTCTTTCAAAAAATATG CTTCACTGTGTCGTGGAATGGCAAAGAAGCCAATCTTTCAACCCTTCTCGTGGTATCAGGCAAGGGGATCTGCTATCCCCTTACCTTTTCGTTATTTGTATGGACCAATTGACACATCTTATTATGGAGGGAGTTGATAATGGGAGCTGGAATCCGATGAGAGCTGGGAGAAATGGACCTCAAATCTCTCATCTCATGTTCGCTGATGACTTGATCTTGTTTGTTGAGGCCTCTTCGGAGTAG
- the LOC112784555 gene encoding 10 kDa chaperonin, mitochondrial, with protein MAKRLVPLLNRVLVEKIVPPSKTNAGILLPEKSTKLNSGKVVAIGPGIRSKEGNLIPVSVKEGDTVLLPEYGGTEVNLADKQYHLYRDEDILGTLHD; from the exons atggcGAAGCGGCTGGTTCCGTTGTTGAATCGGGTTCTGGTGGAGAAGATCGTTCCCCCATCGAAAACGAACGCCGGCATCTTGTTGCCGGAGAAATCCACCAAG CTGAATTCTGGAAAAGTAGTTGCGATTGGGCCTGGCATTCGTAGCAAGGAAGGGAATCTAATTCCGGTTTCTGTTAAAGAAGGCGACACTGTGCTTTTGCCTGAATACGGTGGAACTGAGGTCAACCTTGCTGATAAACA GTATCATCTTTACAGAGATGAAGACATACTGGGGACGCTGCATGATTGA